One region of Qingrenia yutianensis genomic DNA includes:
- a CDS encoding response regulator transcription factor, producing MLNVIIVDDNRIITEGLKHLIDWESFGFCVTVAARNAYQAMEFCAENDVDVVITDIRMPEMTGLEMIKKLRGIKQNLKFIIISGYSEFEYAKTAIDYGVKGYLLKPVEEDELIGILKNIKEEHDENKRKYDSRLNYWAYTALSGKPSSEDFDLAQSIGKARCVAVRCRDGKVISNKAHAESRNTDILFDAVKSFDGINSNLVVKNTASRSIECIVPSKNNDIRTLLKDLRSHISTRADFDFYIFAGKEADDVRKIIESKNSIKDLYEIFFYSDRTDVFLYDDYTGSDYVKVFDDKALIEKITSAVKKGSGEEVKICTDEFCTAVKKKKISADAAIMYIYNVFFELGGYFGEYKIDVLKYINRFSMIRGQCLIDADLLTEFLRETLCEITDFIDRQKDKKSLGIVNDVIEYVNSHYNDPELNLQAVADRYYINVVYLGRVFRKKIGKSFNTYINELRIEKAKKLLASDDVKVYEVAEMIGFVDANYFTAKFTDAVGVPPTTYRNNILGTGKEEHTDDK from the coding sequence ATGCTTAACGTTATAATCGTTGACGACAACAGAATAATAACCGAGGGATTAAAGCATCTTATCGACTGGGAGTCTTTCGGATTTTGCGTCACCGTCGCCGCAAGAAATGCGTATCAGGCAATGGAGTTTTGCGCGGAAAATGATGTTGACGTTGTGATTACCGACATACGTATGCCCGAAATGACGGGACTTGAGATGATTAAAAAACTGCGCGGAATAAAGCAGAATTTAAAATTTATCATCATCTCGGGTTACAGTGAGTTTGAATATGCAAAAACCGCTATAGATTACGGCGTAAAAGGGTATTTGTTAAAGCCCGTCGAAGAGGACGAGCTTATCGGCATTTTAAAAAACATCAAAGAAGAACACGACGAAAACAAGCGCAAATACGACAGCCGTCTTAACTACTGGGCGTATACCGCACTTTCGGGAAAACCGTCAAGCGAGGATTTCGACCTTGCGCAGAGCATAGGCAAGGCGAGGTGCGTTGCCGTTCGGTGCCGTGACGGAAAGGTTATTTCAAACAAGGCGCACGCGGAGAGCAGAAACACCGATATTCTTTTTGATGCGGTTAAAAGTTTTGACGGCATAAATTCAAATCTTGTTGTGAAAAACACAGCGTCGCGGAGCATTGAGTGCATTGTTCCGTCGAAGAATAACGATATCCGCACGCTTTTGAAAGACCTGCGCAGTCACATAAGCACAAGAGCGGATTTCGATTTTTATATTTTTGCCGGCAAAGAGGCGGACGACGTACGCAAAATTATAGAATCGAAAAATTCGATAAAGGATTTGTACGAAATTTTCTTTTATTCGGACCGAACCGATGTGTTTTTGTACGACGATTACACGGGAAGCGATTATGTAAAGGTTTTTGACGATAAAGCGCTTATCGAAAAAATAACATCCGCGGTGAAAAAGGGGAGCGGTGAAGAGGTGAAAATCTGCACCGATGAATTTTGCACTGCGGTGAAAAAGAAAAAAATAAGCGCCGACGCGGCGATTATGTATATTTACAACGTGTTTTTTGAGCTGGGCGGATATTTCGGCGAATACAAAATCGACGTTTTAAAATATATAAACAGATTTTCTATGATACGAGGCCAGTGCCTTATCGACGCGGATTTGCTGACGGAGTTTCTGCGCGAAACACTGTGCGAGATTACGGACTTTATCGACCGCCAGAAAGACAAAAAATCGCTCGGCATAGTAAACGACGTTATCGAATATGTAAATTCGCACTACAACGACCCCGAACTTAATTTGCAGGCGGTTGCGGACAGATATTATATAAACGTCGTGTATCTCGGACGCGTGTTCCGAAAGAAAATCGGCAAAAGTTTTAATACGTACATCAACGAACTGCGTATTGAAAAGGCAAAAAAACTTCTTGCGTCGGACGACGTTAAGGTTTACGAGGTTGCCGAAATGATAGGCTTTGTGGACGCAAACTATTTTACTGCAAAATTTACCGACGCGGTGGGCGTTCCGCCGACAACATACAGAAACAACATTCTCGGAACGGGGAAAGAGGAGCATACAGATGACAAGTGA
- a CDS encoding alpha,alpha-trehalase has translation MTSDSVKEYIRENFKKCVRFSPDDDGTLIGLPYPYIVPSPDGHFQEMYYWDTFFTCKGLYLSGYADIAKNCTDDMLYLVEKYGFMPNGNRTYYLGQSQPPFLSMMVRDVYEKYGDTNWLKKAYETLKKEYNFWQTKRITPAGLNRFGVNMEYIDDCEKHYNSICKRLNFKVECKSYEEFAKNFLSDCESGWDFNPRCNMKQSEYVFADLNSNLYIYEKNFEHFANVLKMSEEKNAWREKAEKRKNLMNKILWNKTAYYDFNFVQNSFSQVFSAASFYPLWAKIADGERARLTVERLSEIEFEHGISACAKNVSPCVYQWDYPNGWAPLNYIVICALDNYGYKSDAVRIAQKYTSAVEKLFEKTGTLWEKYNVLTGDTDTKSDYESRVMLGWTAGVYLFAEKYLRG, from the coding sequence ATGACAAGTGACAGTGTTAAAGAATATATACGCGAAAATTTCAAAAAATGCGTGCGTTTTTCGCCCGATGACGACGGCACGCTTATCGGACTTCCGTATCCTTATATAGTGCCGAGTCCCGACGGGCATTTTCAGGAAATGTACTACTGGGACACTTTTTTTACCTGCAAGGGTCTTTATCTTTCGGGCTATGCGGATATTGCAAAAAACTGCACCGACGATATGCTTTATCTTGTCGAAAAATACGGTTTTATGCCGAACGGCAACAGAACGTATTATCTCGGTCAGTCACAGCCTCCGTTTCTTTCTATGATGGTGCGCGATGTATACGAAAAATACGGCGATACAAATTGGCTTAAAAAAGCATACGAAACGCTGAAAAAAGAATATAATTTCTGGCAGACAAAGAGGATTACGCCGGCGGGGCTTAACCGTTTCGGCGTGAATATGGAATATATAGACGACTGTGAAAAGCACTATAACAGTATTTGCAAAAGGCTCAACTTTAAGGTTGAGTGCAAAAGCTATGAGGAATTTGCGAAGAATTTTTTGTCCGACTGCGAAAGCGGGTGGGATTTTAACCCGAGATGCAATATGAAGCAATCGGAATATGTTTTTGCGGATTTAAACAGCAATCTTTACATATATGAGAAAAACTTTGAGCATTTTGCAAATGTTTTAAAAATGAGCGAAGAAAAAAATGCGTGGCGCGAAAAAGCGGAAAAACGAAAAAATTTAATGAACAAAATTTTGTGGAACAAAACGGCATATTATGATTTTAATTTTGTTCAAAACAGTTTTAGCCAGGTGTTTTCCGCCGCGTCGTTCTATCCGCTGTGGGCAAAGATTGCCGACGGCGAAAGGGCGCGTCTTACGGTTGAAAGGCTTTCTGAAATTGAATTTGAGCACGGCATAAGCGCGTGCGCAAAAAACGTTTCGCCCTGCGTTTATCAGTGGGATTATCCAAACGGCTGGGCACCGCTCAATTACATTGTTATATGTGCGCTCGATAATTACGGCTATAAATCCGACGCGGTGCGGATTGCGCAAAAATATACGTCGGCAGTGGAAAAACTGTTTGAAAAAACGGGCACGCTGTGGGAAAAGTATAACGTTCTCACAGGCGATACCGATACAAAATCGGACTACGAAAGCCGTGTTATGCTGGGCTGGACGGCGGGAGTTTATCTTTTTGCCGAAAAATATTTAAGAGGATAA
- a CDS encoding Rossmann-fold NAD(P)-binding domain-containing protein, translating to MTKRSLKNFLVSLVTAVLSGALLMTSGFAAPEMSYSILNSSKTDDKITANVTTYFKETIASGTVYSAIYNAEGSLESVDAYVVKNAKSKTFQITVPKDKTSYSASFFLWDGTTIVPLANKKALAESDKPSYDVPSFNQDNYGARFAFESGAVSDRVSSLSTLLTVSTTDETSYTGNKALKIVLKDGAAYNGGSTLLKITAGTLPSSAKKLTLKFKVKIPTAPTGTDGKMTVSAAVNNIKTGSSETNFKFGNTGSASCNVQTSDWTNYEGTMDLTASNITTPDGELDIRIRNTTANIPIVYIDDFVLRALDADGNEIAGYGFDDQNPTYPEKMTDDGTYKAHYSFENSVLPTIGNGFEFVNLNGALSNEYSYDGTQSLKAAVTNKGVFQIKFNKLAEYINAMKSDKKPSKIKITLKLRGATADRTQFCVEGYMPYASSTIAGYKNIKHTGGQATFITNDTEWHTYTAEWNISDVDFTTRAKTAAGADRTGEPWLTFKMTDSTERTLYIDDIRIETGAAGTLYDDNIVTAAE from the coding sequence ATGACAAAAAGAAGTTTGAAAAATTTTTTGGTGTCGTTAGTGACGGCGGTTTTATCCGGCGCACTTTTGATGACTTCAGGGTTTGCAGCGCCTGAAATGAGTTACAGTATTCTCAATTCGTCAAAAACAGATGATAAAATTACAGCAAACGTTACAACATATTTTAAAGAAACAATCGCAAGCGGAACTGTTTATTCGGCAATTTACAATGCCGAAGGTTCGCTTGAAAGCGTCGACGCATATGTGGTGAAAAACGCAAAAAGCAAAACGTTTCAAATTACCGTTCCCAAAGACAAAACATCTTACAGCGCGTCATTCTTCCTTTGGGACGGCACAACAATCGTGCCTCTCGCAAACAAAAAAGCTTTGGCAGAGTCGGATAAACCGAGTTACGATGTTCCGTCGTTTAATCAGGATAACTACGGCGCAAGATTTGCTTTTGAGAGCGGTGCGGTGAGTGACAGAGTTTCGTCTTTGTCAACCTTGCTTACCGTAAGCACAACAGATGAAACCTCATATACAGGCAACAAAGCGCTTAAAATAGTTCTTAAAGACGGTGCAGCATATAATGGAGGAAGTACACTTTTAAAAATCACCGCAGGTACACTCCCATCAAGCGCAAAAAAATTAACTCTGAAATTTAAAGTAAAAATACCGACGGCGCCGACCGGAACAGACGGAAAAATGACTGTTTCCGCGGCGGTAAACAACATAAAAACGGGCAGCAGCGAAACAAACTTCAAATTTGGAAATACCGGCAGTGCTTCGTGCAATGTGCAAACGTCGGATTGGACGAATTATGAAGGAACAATGGATTTGACTGCATCAAATATTACTACACCCGACGGCGAGCTTGACATTCGCATAAGAAATACAACAGCAAATATTCCGATTGTATACATAGATGATTTTGTACTTCGTGCATTGGACGCTGACGGCAATGAAATTGCCGGCTACGGTTTTGACGACCAAAATCCGACTTATCCCGAAAAAATGACGGACGACGGAACATATAAAGCACATTACTCATTTGAAAACAGTGTGTTACCTACAATCGGCAACGGATTTGAATTTGTAAATTTAAACGGCGCATTGAGCAACGAGTATTCTTATGACGGAACGCAGAGTTTAAAAGCTGCCGTAACAAATAAAGGCGTATTCCAGATTAAATTTAATAAGCTTGCGGAATACATCAATGCGATGAAAAGTGACAAAAAACCGTCAAAAATTAAAATTACACTTAAATTGAGAGGTGCAACCGCAGACAGAACGCAATTTTGTGTAGAGGGTTATATGCCGTATGCAAGCAGTACCATTGCAGGATATAAAAATATTAAACATACCGGCGGTCAGGCAACATTTATAACCAACGACACAGAATGGCATACATATACAGCAGAATGGAATATTTCTGATGTTGACTTTACAACGAGAGCAAAAACCGCTGCCGGCGCCGACAGAACAGGCGAGCCGTGGCTTACTTTCAAGATGACAGACAGCACCGAAAGAACACTCTACATTGACGACATAAGAATTGAAACGGGCGCGGCAGGCACGCTTTACGACGACAACATAGTTACGGCTGCGGAATAA
- a CDS encoding extracellular solute-binding protein has translation MGFYKRLISGAMCICLSAALFTGCSDKQTGAKVDVADSNVTEAGALPVVKEKVTLTFGVPGTSKVQDYKTNEFTKYIEEKTGVELKFYEFPSSGGMEKLNVMLASGSELPDVICGFNIPNSTFLKHDEDGTFLDLTPYIEKYGYWINQMKEKSMSANFDGFMTAANGKKYFVPASTEQTGNMYGRKAFINKAWLDKLGLDMPETVDDFRKCMQAFITKDPNGNGKNDELGFTGSKDGWNEKPINFLMNSFVYDDYEIGAIAENGKLTLNYTTDAYKEGLKYISEMAANKEIDIQCYTQDNATLRALCSADDLTVGAFASGGPDGLFSGNMERLKDYAALPPLKGPKGVAYASMTEPTVFCAAAITKYCKNPAAAFRVLDFMLSEEASTFARFGVEGKDWKKVDGSTPAMFASIGAKAKILPILEYDAIQNSHWHQYNPLYASIDMMDGMAWNGNPLDPEYVKAAALPAYIGKGPKEIFRSSYCTLSADDQEIYDELASEVKAYVKEEIPKFVSGSLNVGKDWATFQKELKNLNVDEYLRLMQKGYDAFKSNSK, from the coding sequence ATGGGATTTTATAAAAGACTTATAAGCGGAGCAATGTGCATATGCCTTTCGGCGGCGCTTTTTACCGGCTGTTCCGATAAGCAGACGGGCGCAAAAGTTGACGTTGCCGACTCAAACGTTACCGAGGCAGGCGCACTTCCTGTTGTTAAAGAAAAGGTTACGCTTACATTCGGCGTTCCCGGTACAAGCAAGGTTCAGGATTACAAAACAAACGAATTTACAAAATATATTGAGGAAAAAACGGGCGTTGAGCTTAAATTTTACGAATTTCCGTCAAGCGGAGGAATGGAAAAACTCAACGTTATGCTCGCGTCGGGTTCGGAACTTCCCGACGTAATATGCGGATTTAACATTCCCAATTCAACATTTTTAAAGCACGACGAGGACGGCACTTTTCTTGACCTTACACCGTATATAGAAAAATACGGTTACTGGATTAACCAAATGAAAGAAAAGTCGATGAGCGCTAATTTCGACGGCTTTATGACGGCGGCGAACGGCAAAAAATATTTTGTTCCGGCATCGACCGAGCAGACGGGAAATATGTACGGCAGAAAGGCGTTTATAAACAAGGCTTGGCTTGACAAGCTCGGTCTTGATATGCCCGAAACCGTTGACGATTTCAGAAAATGTATGCAGGCGTTCATTACAAAAGACCCCAACGGCAACGGCAAAAACGACGAGCTTGGCTTTACGGGAAGCAAAGACGGATGGAACGAAAAGCCGATAAACTTCCTTATGAACTCGTTTGTATACGACGACTACGAAATCGGTGCGATTGCGGAAAACGGAAAGCTTACGCTTAACTACACAACCGACGCATACAAAGAAGGCTTAAAATATATAAGCGAAATGGCGGCAAACAAGGAAATTGACATTCAGTGCTACACGCAGGACAACGCAACACTCCGCGCGCTTTGCTCGGCAGACGATTTGACGGTCGGCGCGTTTGCGTCGGGCGGTCCCGACGGACTTTTCAGCGGAAATATGGAAAGATTAAAAGACTATGCTGCACTTCCGCCGTTAAAAGGTCCGAAAGGCGTTGCGTATGCGTCTATGACAGAGCCTACCGTGTTCTGCGCGGCGGCAATTACAAAATACTGCAAAAACCCTGCGGCGGCGTTCAGAGTGCTTGACTTTATGCTCTCCGAAGAGGCTTCGACCTTTGCACGTTTCGGCGTTGAGGGCAAAGACTGGAAGAAAGTTGACGGAAGCACGCCCGCGATGTTTGCAAGCATCGGAGCAAAGGCAAAAATACTGCCGATACTCGAATACGATGCTATTCAAAATTCGCATTGGCATCAGTATAACCCGTTGTATGCAAGCATTGATATGATGGACGGTATGGCGTGGAACGGCAATCCGCTCGACCCCGAATATGTAAAGGCTGCGGCACTGCCTGCGTATATCGGCAAAGGTCCGAAAGAGATATTCCGTTCGTCCTACTGCACGCTTTCGGCAGATGACCAGGAGATTTACGACGAGCTTGCGTCGGAGGTTAAGGCATATGTAAAAGAAGAAATACCGAAGTTTGTTTCGGGAAGTCTTAACGTTGGCAAGGATTGGGCAACCTTCCAGAAAGAGCTTAAAAATCTTAATGTTGACGAATATCTCAGACTTATGCAAAAGGGATATGACGCATTTAAGTCGAATTCAAAATAA
- a CDS encoding carbohydrate ABC transporter permease: MKTKNKIKSTSVGDRVFFAVIDVIMLVFLALVILPLMNIISASISVPSNVLQGKVFLLPEGISFESYKAVFSDSRILTGYANSIFYTVVGTAMSVAVSVLAAYPLSRKDLYGRNVLMFLFTFTMLFSGGVIPSYLLVKDLHLIDKRMSVILPWLINAYNIIVARTFFQSTIPDELLEAAKLDGCGNIRFLISIVLPVSKAILAVLALYFGVAAWNAWFGAYLYLNDKTKFPLQLILKEILLANSTEAAAAMSGAADGSSKLDALSESMKYAVILVACIPVWCMYPFVQKYFVKGVMVGSVKG, from the coding sequence TTGAAAACAAAAAACAAAATCAAATCAACATCGGTCGGCGACAGAGTGTTTTTCGCGGTTATAGACGTTATAATGCTGGTATTTCTTGCGCTTGTAATACTTCCGCTTATGAACATTATTTCGGCGTCGATTTCCGTCCCCTCAAACGTTTTGCAGGGCAAGGTTTTTCTTCTTCCCGAGGGTATAAGCTTTGAAAGCTATAAAGCGGTTTTCAGCGATTCGAGAATTTTAACGGGTTATGCAAACTCGATTTTCTACACCGTAGTAGGCACGGCTATGTCGGTTGCGGTGAGTGTTCTCGCGGCATATCCGCTTTCGAGAAAAGACCTTTACGGACGCAATGTTTTAATGTTTCTGTTTACGTTCACAATGCTGTTTTCGGGCGGTGTAATTCCGTCATACCTGCTTGTTAAGGATTTGCACCTTATCGACAAAAGAATGTCGGTAATTCTGCCGTGGCTTATAAACGCGTACAACATCATAGTTGCTCGCACGTTTTTCCAGTCCACAATCCCCGACGAGCTTTTGGAGGCGGCGAAGCTTGACGGCTGCGGAAACATAAGATTTCTTATAAGCATAGTTCTTCCCGTGTCCAAAGCAATTTTGGCGGTGCTCGCGCTCTATTTCGGCGTTGCGGCGTGGAACGCGTGGTTCGGCGCGTATCTTTACCTCAACGACAAAACAAAGTTTCCGCTCCAGCTTATATTAAAGGAAATTCTTCTTGCAAACAGCACCGAGGCCGCGGCGGCAATGAGCGGCGCGGCGGACGGCTCAAGCAAACTTGACGCACTTTCGGAGTCGATGAAATACGCGGTAATTTTGGTTGCCTGCATACCTGTTTGGTGTATGTATCCGTTTGTGCAGAAATATTTTGTAAAAGGTGTTATGGTGGGTTCGGTCAAAGGATAA
- a CDS encoding ABC transporter permease, whose protein sequence is MAMQLQKDARKHKKARSEFNRSIRQNWDLYLMLAIPVILLLVFNYYPMLGMQIAFKKYTPGKGIWGSRWVGWYQFAKMFRTQKFAQTFFNTLKISIYQILVSPPITVVFALMLNVVRNKYFKKTVQMVTYMPHFISTVIMVGILTQILNPRVGMLGNICSVLGVEAPNLWASPRAFKHIYVWSAVWQELGWNSVIYLAALSSVDTAFYEAASIDGASRFKQLFYIDLPCILPTFVILLIMRVGSMMSVGYEKVLLMQNDLNLSASEIISTYSYKVGLQTGTDYSYGTAIGLFNSVINLVLICTVNAISKKLTETSLW, encoded by the coding sequence ATGGCTATGCAATTACAAAAAGACGCAAGAAAGCACAAAAAAGCACGCTCGGAATTTAACCGCAGTATAAGGCAGAACTGGGATTTATACCTTATGCTTGCAATTCCCGTTATACTTTTGCTTGTTTTTAACTACTATCCAATGCTCGGTATGCAGATTGCATTTAAAAAATACACGCCCGGCAAAGGAATTTGGGGAAGCAGATGGGTAGGCTGGTATCAGTTTGCAAAAATGTTCAGAACGCAGAAATTTGCGCAGACGTTTTTCAACACGCTTAAAATCAGCATTTATCAAATACTCGTAAGCCCCCCGATAACCGTTGTTTTCGCGCTTATGCTAAACGTTGTGCGAAACAAATATTTCAAAAAAACGGTTCAGATGGTTACATATATGCCTCACTTTATTTCGACCGTAATAATGGTTGGAATACTCACGCAGATTTTAAATCCGCGCGTGGGTATGCTCGGCAACATATGCTCTGTTTTGGGCGTTGAGGCGCCTAATTTGTGGGCGTCGCCGAGGGCGTTTAAGCATATTTACGTATGGTCGGCGGTATGGCAGGAGCTTGGCTGGAACTCGGTTATATATCTTGCCGCGCTTTCAAGCGTTGACACCGCATTCTACGAGGCGGCGTCGATAGACGGTGCGTCGAGGTTTAAACAGCTTTTCTATATCGACCTTCCGTGTATTCTTCCCACATTTGTAATTCTTCTTATTATGCGCGTGGGCAGTATGATGTCGGTAGGATACGAGAAAGTTTTGCTTATGCAGAACGATTTAAACCTAAGCGCGTCCGAAATTATAAGCACGTATTCGTATAAAGTCGGCTTGCAGACGGGCACCGACTATTCATACGGCACGGCTATAGGACTTTTTAACTCGGTAATCAACCTTGTTTTGATTTGCACGGTAAACGCAATATCCAAAAAACTTACCGAAACGAGTCTTTGGTAA
- a CDS encoding sensor histidine kinase: MKNLSFKTKLTVIYIICVFIPLLLMSIFYYNISVSRIEHQQNDNLNYDIEKSSTALSNQFDRIVFISDMLYCNDKLYKLLDLGKMTLSESLDASNQIEEFCTYFKSNTFINSVNIYSDNPNLLRGSALVKTGDIPSGSVWYNEYLKSNSGTAVISYYSPDYNSNVVSYIQRLDYIKTKNGSNFLKIDILEKEIYNVLEQNSNTSNLYFLKSDDGIIAGCDRTDGGYKNSLRLTGDFKVFEFSFPNGYKIAGSIDKSRTPNVFTSEVILFALIIIFSIILAFFALYKVIYPFTKKLGQLTVCTKNMINGTFELVPEENVGNDEIGILTRGMNGAVIRIKQLLKEVVEAKMRELEIEKEKSQAKFQALQSQINPHFMFNILEAVRMGCLVRKEGETAQIIKNMSAIFRWLIDWKDDLITVRDEMIFVNSYIRLQKYYYSDDVEVTMDIDKEAEDALLPKITLQVILENAFVHGVDKSIEKCSVDVKVKKIGQSVLLRVSDSGAGMSKKTVDAINKREFKTVTNRVGLQNVVNRLELYFNDKFEFYCTSEPYKETVFTIKIPFRKY; the protein is encoded by the coding sequence GTGAAAAACTTGTCGTTTAAAACCAAGCTTACGGTGATTTACATAATTTGTGTGTTTATTCCTCTGCTTTTGATGAGCATTTTTTACTACAACATTTCCGTTTCGCGGATTGAGCATCAGCAGAATGACAATCTTAATTACGATATTGAAAAATCAAGCACTGCGCTTTCAAACCAGTTTGACCGTATAGTGTTTATATCCGATATGCTCTATTGCAATGACAAGCTGTATAAACTTCTCGATTTGGGCAAAATGACATTGAGCGAAAGTCTTGACGCGTCAAATCAGATAGAGGAATTCTGCACGTATTTTAAATCGAACACCTTTATCAATTCGGTAAACATATATTCGGACAATCCAAATCTTCTGCGCGGTTCGGCGCTTGTCAAAACAGGCGATATTCCGTCGGGCAGTGTGTGGTACAACGAGTACCTTAAGTCAAATTCGGGCACGGCGGTTATTTCGTATTATTCGCCCGATTACAATTCAAACGTTGTAAGCTATATTCAGCGTCTTGATTATATCAAAACCAAAAACGGCAGTAACTTTTTGAAGATAGATATTCTCGAAAAGGAAATTTATAATGTGCTTGAACAAAACTCAAACACAAGCAATCTGTACTTTTTAAAAAGCGACGACGGCATAATTGCCGGGTGCGACAGAACCGACGGCGGTTACAAAAATTCTCTGCGTTTAACGGGCGATTTCAAGGTTTTTGAATTCAGTTTTCCCAACGGATACAAAATTGCCGGAAGCATTGACAAATCGCGTACGCCAAATGTGTTTACGTCCGAAGTGATACTTTTTGCGCTGATTATTATTTTCAGCATCATACTCGCGTTTTTCGCGCTTTACAAGGTAATTTATCCGTTCACCAAAAAGCTCGGTCAGCTCACCGTATGCACAAAAAATATGATAAACGGAACGTTTGAACTTGTGCCCGAAGAAAACGTCGGCAACGACGAAATAGGAATACTCACGCGCGGTATGAACGGCGCGGTTATACGCATAAAACAGCTTTTGAAAGAGGTTGTCGAGGCAAAAATGCGCGAACTTGAAATTGAAAAGGAAAAGTCGCAGGCAAAGTTTCAGGCATTGCAAAGCCAGATAAATCCGCACTTTATGTTCAACATTTTAGAGGCGGTGCGTATGGGCTGTCTTGTCCGCAAGGAGGGCGAAACGGCGCAGATTATCAAAAATATGTCGGCGATTTTCCGATGGCTTATCGACTGGAAAGACGACCTCATAACCGTCAGGGACGAGATGATTTTTGTAAATTCCTACATACGTCTGCAAAAATATTACTATTCCGACGACGTTGAAGTTACAATGGATATTGACAAGGAGGCGGAAGATGCGCTTTTGCCGAAAATCACGCTTCAGGTGATTTTGGAAAACGCTTTTGTCCACGGCGTTGACAAGAGCATAGAAAAATGCAGTGTGGACGTGAAGGTTAAAAAAATCGGCCAAAGTGTTTTGCTGCGCGTGAGCGACAGCGGAGCCGGTATGAGCAAAAAAACGGTTGACGCGATAAACAAAAGGGAGTTTAAAACGGTTACAAACAGAGTGGGACTGCAAAATGTGGTTAACCGACTGGAGCTTTATTTCAACGACAAATTTGAATTTTACTGCACAAGCGAGCCGTATAAGGAAACGGTTTTCACAATAAAAATTCCTTTCAGAAAATATTGA
- a CDS encoding sugar-binding protein: MQRLKRLILLTLAIFAILSVSAFAESGKYAVVSFGTPQLDAQEDDCYGECEPLTTENVYAGKGYIAGAKGTAYFCWDYNGLYMYIEVNDKTYATDGGETYHQDSVECFFDEDFSRSYTVDSNDCQYRITRENVHTVGMSAQDNFKSAVRELEDGGYAVEACFPWKETFPEEGKKVGFDFMVNDALGLFRQSLMMWSATENKNYQTTEFYGTLELKNGPYYKTRTASDAIKVVMNGYLVGNGDVDPVIVDNRTLVPMRPVFKAFSAECAWNGNEETVYAIGQGRLMTLKIGSDKVYIDDTEHTLDVPAMVIDGRTMVPIRFIAETFGADVSYKDDVRIVEIKYDRTGDDDYEVGDQTKAGDDYINF, from the coding sequence ATGCAGAGGCTTAAAAGATTGATTTTACTTACATTGGCAATTTTTGCAATTTTAAGCGTAAGCGCGTTTGCCGAAAGCGGAAAGTATGCGGTTGTGTCGTTCGGCACACCGCAGCTCGACGCACAAGAAGACGATTGCTACGGTGAATGTGAACCTCTTACAACCGAAAATGTTTATGCGGGCAAAGGCTATATTGCAGGCGCAAAGGGTACGGCTTATTTTTGCTGGGACTACAACGGTCTTTATATGTATATCGAAGTAAACGACAAAACTTATGCCACCGACGGCGGTGAAACATATCATCAAGACTCGGTTGAGTGCTTTTTCGACGAGGATTTTTCGCGTTCGTACACAGTCGACTCAAACGACTGCCAATACAGAATAACGCGCGAAAACGTCCACACCGTGGGTATGAGCGCGCAGGACAATTTCAAATCGGCGGTGCGCGAGCTTGAGGACGGCGGATATGCGGTTGAGGCGTGTTTCCCGTGGAAAGAAACCTTTCCCGAAGAGGGCAAAAAGGTCGGCTTTGATTTTATGGTGAATGACGCTCTCGGTCTTTTCAGACAGTCGCTTATGATGTGGAGCGCAACCGAAAACAAAAACTATCAGACAACCGAGTTTTACGGAACTTTGGAACTTAAAAACGGACCGTATTACAAAACAAGAACGGCGTCGGATGCGATTAAAGTTGTTATGAACGGCTATCTTGTCGGCAACGGCGACGTTGACCCCGTTATTGTCGACAACAGAACGCTTGTGCCTATGCGCCCCGTGTTTAAGGCGTTTTCGGCGGAATGTGCGTGGAACGGCAACGAAGAAACGGTGTACGCAATCGGTCAGGGCAGGCTTATGACGCTTAAAATCGGCAGTGACAAGGTTTACATTGACGATACCGAGCACACGCTGGACGTTCCGGCTATGGTGATTGACGGCAGAACTATGGTTCCCATACGCTTTATTGCAGAAACTTTCGGCGCAGACGTAAGCTACAAAGATGATGTGAGAATTGTTGAAATTAAATACGACCGCACAGGTGATGACGACTACGAGGTTGGCGACCAAACCAAAGCCGGCGACGATTATATCAACTTCTAA